tatgatgcccattttacagatgagggaactgaggctcagtagCAGAatgtgacttgctcaaggtcacacagctagtaagtggtggagccaggatttggaccctGGCATCTGGCTCCAGGGCCCCTTCTCAAACTTCCTAGGAGGGCCTGGGGGCAGCTTCCCATATTCCTTCCTCACCAGACATGGGCCTCTCAGCAGGCCTGTCCTGCATTCTGAGTAGAGTCTTCTTATCTCTCTGTTCCAGGTCTGTGGGGTGTGGCGAGCAGTGCCTCGGTTGTCTCTGCGGCTCCTTAGGGCAGAACAGCTGCATGTGGCACTCGTGACACCCAGTCACCCTTCAGGGGAGGTCTGGGGGCCTCTCATCCGGCATCGGGCCCTGGCCGCAGGTGAGGGGAGCAAACAGCCCCTGGACGTGAAGTTTGGAGTCTTCTCTACCCCCAGGAATGGAGTGGGCTGAGGTGGGGACTTTCTGGTGGGCTCTCATGGTCCTTTCTCCCCCAGAGACCTTCAGTGCCATCCTGACCCTGGAAGGCCCCCCACAGCAGGGCATAGGGGGCATTGCCCTCCTCACGCTCAGTGACACAGAGGACTCCTTGCATTTTTTGCTGCTCTTCCGTGGGCTGCTGGAAGCCAGGAGTGGGGGTAAGTGGAATGGGGGCAGCACATAGGAGGAGGGTAGGGAGATCACCTATGTTTCAGAGGTATCCACATGTGTGGCTGTTGCAGGACCAGCCCAGGTTCCCTTGCGGCTCCAGATTCTACACCAGGGGAAGCTACTGCGAGAGCTCCAGGCCAATGCCTCGGCCCAGGTGAGCAAGGATCTGGCTCTTACTGCCACCGGTTCTGGCCTCTTGCTGTGCCCACCATACCCTGCTCTGCCCCCAGGAGCCGGGCTTTGCTGAAGTGCTGCCCAACCTGACAGCCCAGGAGATGGACTGGCTGGTGCTGGGGGAGCTGCAGATGGCCCTGGAGAGGGCAAGTGGGTCAGGGCTGCGCATCAGTGGACACATTGCTGCCAGGCAGAGCTGTGATGGTGAGGCAGGGCGAAGCCTGGCACCCCGGGGCACACACAACTGAGAGGCACGGAGAAGtgccagaggaggggctgggggggtaTAGGAGGGatcctgggggctggggatgtGAATGGCCATGCAGCAAGCTTGCCTCCACCTGTCTTGACCCTCTGCAGTTCTGCAAAGTGTCCTTTGTGGGGCCGATGCCCTGATCCCCGTTCAGACAGGTGCAGCCGGCTCGGCCAGCCTTACACTGCTAGGAAATGGCTCCCTGATCTACCAAGTAAGAGCTGGgggatggaggaggtgggagggcagCAGAGCAGGGCGGGGCTTTGGCCTGCAACGGTTCAGGGCCCAGGCCTTCTCTGCTACTCCAGTTTGCCCTCCCTGACCCTGCCCTCCAGGTACAGGTGGTAGGTACAGGCAGCGAGGTGGTGGCCATGACGCTGGAGACCAAGCCTCAGCGGAGGAACCAGCACACTGTCCTGTGCCACATGGCTGGACTCCAGCCGGGAGGATACATGGTGAGTGCTTCAGGCAGGGCAGAGCTGCAGGTCCCAGGCACCAGAGCTGACAGTGCCGGGGGCTGTGGGAAGCCATGTTGGATGAGCAGGGATGTTCCGcatcattcactcactcacaGGCTCTCTCACTGATGCATTGATTCACTGGACACATTTTTTAGTGAGTCTCAGGCTAAAGCCTGCAGTACAGAGAAAATCAGATGTGGCCCGTCTTCAGGAAGCTCATGTCAAGTGGAAGGGGTTATACAGGGAGATCAGTGCAGCAGATCACGTAATAGCAAACGTGATCGCAGTGGCTGCCATTTATCGAGCCTTTCTATGTGTCACAAACTGTACTGGTTGTCTTGCTTCTGTTATTTTTGGCCCTCACAGTACTCATTTATAGATGGCGAAGTGAAggatcagagagattaaataactccTCGAGATGGTTGCATAGGTAGGAAGTGGCAGGCAAGGGACTTGAACCTGGGCCCGCCAGGTTCTTATCCAGTGTTACTGGTGTGAGGAAGTGTGTATGGGTTTAGTGGGAGCACAAAACATGGAAAGGGTTCAGAGTCTTGGGCTTGTGTGAAAGCTGAGGAGGGGTTCATCTGGGACCCGGCAGGCTACAGCTGGGGCtcacccttccctgccccccaggcTGTGGGTGtctgccctgggctgggtgcCCGGGGGGCTCATATGCTGCTGCAGAATGAGCTGTTCCTGAACGTGGGCACCAAGGACTTCCCAGATGGAGAGCTGCGGGGGCACGTGGCTGCCCTGCCCTACAGTGGGCACAGCGCCCGCCATGATAGTGAGTGCTCCAGGGGTCTGCCTGCCCTTTGGTGTCCTCTAACCTGTGACTCAAGCATGTGAGGGAAGGTGCCAGAGGGCCAGAGTCTGGCGTGGTGTCTTTCTCTGTGCCTGAGCTCCAGTTGGCATCTGGAGAAGGTGGGGATGTGTAGGGTGGCCCTGCCGGGAGACCCTCCCTGTTACCACACACGGTGCAGGGCTCTCACTTgctgctgccccagccctgggcctgtgGACAGTGCCTGGCAGCTCGTGGAGTCCGTGTTGGGGGAGACGGGGAATGCCGGGATTGAGTCGCTGCTCTAGGCCACCTTCTCATCTGTCACCTCTCCTCTGTCTGGATCCAGCACTACCTGTGCCCCTGGCAGGAGCCCTGGTGTTGCCCCCCGTGCAGAGCCAGGCAGCAGGGCATGCCTGGCTCTCCCTGGATACCCACTGTCACCTGCACTATGAAGTGCTGCTGGCTGGGCTTGGTGGCTCAGAACAGGGCACCATCACTGCCCACCTCCTTGGGCCTCCTGGGATGCCAGGGCCCCGGCGGCTGCTGAAGGGATTCTATGGCCCAGAGGTGAGGACGTGATGGTGGGAGGCAGTTTGGAAAAGATCTACTTTCTCGCATGAAAGGCTGTGTGGGCCTTTGGCAGGAGAAGCAGAGAGCAGGCAGCCTCAGGAGTCAGACAGACCCGGGTATGCATCTGACTCAGCCTTTTATTATCCATCCTCTCTCCTGCGTCCTACTCTGGTGGGATCTCTTGGATAGTATGTAATATCCTGAACCTCCAGAGGGGTATGTGGGATGGACCAGGCCCCCGACGTGGGGTGGGTTGCCATGGAATCGGGGCTAGAGAGACCTGGCTTCTGAGCTCTACACCATCGCCGCTGGGCTTTGCTATCCTGGAGGCCTTACTtaatctccctgggcctcagtgtccttacCCGCGAACTGGGCGTGGTAGGCTCAGCCCTAGGGTGCCTTGTTCCCGTCCCTGATTCTGTCTACTCACAGGCGCAGGGCGTGGTCAAGGATCTGGAGCCTGAGCTGCTGCGGCACCTGGCACAGGGCTCCGCCTCCTTGCTGATCACCACCAAGGGTAGCCCCCAAGGGGAGCTGCGAGGGCAGGTAGGCAGGCAGTGCGGGCCGGTGGGGATGGTCCAGTGTTGGGCTATCACTGTGTGCCTTAGTCAGTCCCTTGCTTTCTCTGAACCCCGGGGCTGGTAGAATCACACACACTCCCTCCTCACTGGTCGGGAGGCTGAAGCCAGACGAGGTACTTAATGAGGCTGGTAGCTGACCATCTGTCCTTGGCAGCTGGGATGATTGCCGTGGATAATAGCATCCTCCTGGGGCTCAGGGGCGCTCAGGGTGTCTTGGGCTGACTGGCTGCTGCTGGTGGAGACGCAAGGGGGAGCCCGGGCGCTGCCTCAACCTGCCTCTCCTCTCAGGTGCACATCGCCAACCAGTGCGAGGCGGGCGGCCTGCGCCTGGCGGCAGCAGGGGCCGAAGAAATACGGGTGCCCGGGGCTCTGGATGCAGTGGTGGCCGAGGTGGCCGCGCTGCCCGCTGTGCTAGGCCCAGATGCCCCAGCGCCAGCCAAACCTGGTGGCCCTGGGCGGCTCCGAGACCCCAACACCTGCTTCTTCGAGGGGCAGCAGCGCCCCCATGGGGCTCGCTGGGCTCCTAACTATGACCCGCTCTGCTCGCTCTGCACCTGCCAGGTAGGAGGCCCTGGAAGGGCACACTGGGGCCTGGGTTCTGGGTCAGGATCGCAGTCAACCACCAACCTCTCCCCGTAGAGACGCACGGTGATCTGTGACCCCATGGTGTGCCCACCAACCAGCTGCCCAAGCCCGGTGCAGGCGCCGGATCAGTGCTGCCCTGTGTGCCCGGGTGAGTGCCCTGCAGGAGTGGAGAGGGTAATGGAGGGTCCACCGTGTGGGCGTGAGGCCTCTgcggagggaaggagggggccaCCGTCTGCTTTCACTACTTTGGATCCACAGAGAAGCAAGATGTCGGAGACCTGCCGGGGCTGCCGAAGAACAGGGACCCTGGAGAGGGTGAGCAGGAGTGGGCGTGGAGGGGTAGGGAATCCAGAGGAGCTGTTGGGTGGgacggggtgggggatgggagggggagagtgtttatgggggtggagggaggctgaGGGGCACAGGTTACAAGTGACACCTGATAGACTTCATCAGATTCACTGGCCCACAAGTGGGCCCTGCGGTTAGACTACTGTGGGGTTGGCCTGAGGCTCAGTCCTGGGTTGTGGGCCCAGCCAATGAACTCAGTGCTAATGGCAGCTGGGCACTGTCCCCCACCAGGCTGCTATTTTGATGGCGACCGGAGCTGGCGGGCAGCGGGCACCCGGTGGCACCCTGTCGTGCCCCCATTTGGCTTAATTAAGTGTGCTGTCTGCACCTGCAAGGTATGGCCACCCAGTCTTCTGTGGTGCTGGAACCCAGCGGGTctgcagagctggggagggggctggtagGAGAGGAAAGCCCAGTCTTGGTGAGGAGGGCTCAAGGATCAAAATAACATGAGAAGAGTTCCCTGAGCTCTGAGAGCTGGCTTCCTATAAAGGAAAAGGGCACGGACTGATTTGGGTGTGAACTCTGGCTCTGCCAGCTGACTAGCTCCATGTAACCCTGGGCACTTTCTGTGCGTCCCTGAGTCTCACTTTCCTCTCCCATAAGCAGATGTGGTAGCACCTACCTTGCAGGGCCACAATGAGGATTTGAGTTCAGGTACATAAAaagccccagcccagggcctctgAGTAAAAGGCCAGGGATGTATTACTTTGGAGGtatgggaaaggagagggaggaagcaggaggctTATGTGCTCCTCCTTTTTCCTGATACCCCTCACTCAATGGATCCCTACAGGGGGGCACTGGAGAGGTGCACTGTGAGAAGGTGCAGTGTCCCCGGCTGGCCTGTGCCCAGCCTGTCCGTGCCAACCCCACTGACTGCTGCAAACAGTGTCCAGGTGAGGGGGGTGGGCACTGAGGCTTCTTGGGGCAGATAAGGCTTTTTGTCCTTGTcctgggtcggggtggggggatgcaTGGTGAGGGGATGCCTAGTGAGGGTGGATGGAAGGGATGTCTCAGCTAAATCAGTATTTACCCAGCATTGCTCTGTGCCTAGCCTGGAGCCAGGGATCTACACGCACTGGAAAGAATGTGCATGTGTTAGTGGGCTGTGATGGGATCCAGTTCCTgtcccatccatctacccatccacccatccatccacccatccagtcatccatccatccacccatccatccacccatccactcatccatccacccatccacccatccacccatccatccatcgatccattcacccatccatccttccatccatccatccatccatccatccatccatccatccacccacccacccatccacccatccacccatccatccacccacccacccacccttccatccatccatccacccttccatccacccttccatccatctatccacccacccatccacccacccatccacccacccatccacccatccatccatccatccttccatccatccatccatccatccatccatccatccatccttccatccatccatccatccatccatccatccatccatccatccatccatccaaacttatcacctactaagtgccagaaACTGCTGGTGACAAATAAAACCTGGGTGGCCCTCACAGAGCTCACATCTACtgacctctccctccttccctccttctctccctgccaACAGTGGGGTCAGGGGCCCACCCCCAACTGGGGGACCCCATGCAGGCTGATGGGCCCCGGGGCTGCCGTTTTGCAGGGCAGTGGTTCCCGGAGAGCCAGAGCTGGCACCCTTCGGTGCCCCCCTTTGGGGAGATGAGCTGTATCACCTGCAGATGTGGGGTAAGTGAGGGCTTGTGTGAGGCGGGCATtgggggcctggcctgggggaggggaacttCCCAGGGAGGGCAGGCTCCTGGGGGTGGGCTTCCCCCAAGAGGCTGAAGGCCGCTGTGCCCCAGCACCTCAGGGACCCTCAGGATCTGGTCTGTCCTGCACCAGGCAGGGGTGCCCCACTGTGAGCGGGATGACTGTTCACTGCCACTGTCCTGCGGCCCAGGGAAGGAGAGCCGTTGCTGTTCCCACTGCACAGCCCGGCGGCGGTGTAAGTGAGGGGCCTGGGGCAGCAGCTCCGGGCTGCCTGTGGGAcgcctggggagggaagggagcccCTGCCGTGTGGCGGGAATAGCGCCCACTGCTGCACAAGTGCCACCCCGTCCCCCGCCCCGTCACAGCAGACTTGTGGACTTGTTCGTGATTGCCTTTTCTTTAGGAATGAGATTTCTGACGCCCAGAGGAATCAGGCAGCTAGGCTAAAGTCATGCAACTGGTGTGTGCTGACGTGCTGAAAAAATTCTGATCTTTCTGGGACCAGAACAGAGGAGCTCTGCTgtgccctccctgccaccccactCCCTCACTCCTCTTCTAAAGCTCACTCGCTCTGTCTCCAGCAGTTGCAGACACCAGGACAGTTCCAGAGCTGGAGAAAGAAGCTGAAGGCTCCTAGGGAGCAGCCGGAAGGCCGCGTGACCAAGAGgatggggcctgggctgggggaggaggggcgccGGGGACCCCGCATTCTCCTGCGGGAAACCCAGTGCCTTCGGCCCctcttttctgcctcttctccctcccccactaccTCTGGGAACCACAACTTCACAAGGGGGAGGGGTAGCCAGGGCCGACCAATGCCATGTCCACTCCAACTTCGGCCTTGTCGCCCTCTCGCCTCTGCCTTGGAAGCCCACCCCCTTTCCTTCTGTACATAATGTCACTGGCTTGTTGGGATTTTTAATTTATCCTCACTCAGCACCAAGGGTCCCCCCCACTTCACTCCTGCTGCCCCTGAGCTGAGCAGAGTCATTATTggagatttttgtatttattaaaacgtttttttccagtctttggGCTAGTGGTTGTTTCTTTGTGACCAGGGGCCTGAGTGAGCCCCAGTGGAGAAGGGTCTGAGGttaggcagggagagagagggccaccggctcctggggcttccctctGACCTTCGGGGAGCGGGAAGAGACCTGGGGAAGGGGACAGGATGGCACAGCAGTGGGCTGGCATGCCCGGATTCCGCAGAGGGGCTTGGGCCATCTTTGAGATGGAATAGGCAAACTGAAGCAGGATTTGGACACTCGTTTCCAGTGACCTGCCCGGGCTGGCATTTCTGCCAAGCATTATAGTGTCTCAGAACTGTTGCTGGTAGGATTTAAAATTTGATCTGTTACCCTGGGGTCAGTCAGGCCTTCTGCTCTGCAGAGAGTTTGACTGGGCTTCCGAGCTTCTCCGGCAGAAAGAGACGGAAGGTAAAACAGGGGCTCTGGTCAGAGGAGAAATGGGGGTGGTTCTGATACACCTGGGTTTTGAAGAGAAAACTCCCTCACGTACAGGCCTCCGCTTTGCCACTTTTTACTTGAGAGTCACCTTTCAGCATTCTCCAGTGACTTCCCTTGGCCATCTCTTATGTGCCACATCGGATTTTGGGTATGTCACACGATGAACAGCCACTCGGAGCCATCGCATGGTGGCGCTGCTGGCAGCTGCCAGTTCACTTTGGGCCAAGTCAGTGTCCATGCGGGTATTTGAGTAATTTATGACTACAGACTGCAGAAGATGCCTCCTCGGGGCTGAGGGAGAAACTGGGGCTGGAGAGAGGCAGCCCAGGTGCTTACTGGGAGTGGGGAGTCCAGAGTCCGCCACTCTAAAACGCACGTCAGCTTCTCAACTTGTGGGAAAGCCTAAATAAGAGTTTGCATTCTAAACAAGAGTTTGTTGCTTTCAAAAAAGTTTCCGAACAACTGTTTCATTGCATTTCACCCTTAGTCTTTTATGAAAATATTGGGAGATAGAGAAACAAAAGTGTGACACCTCTGACACAACAAAAGGGACAGGAGGGGGTAATTTCATAAAGTAACACAATTGGGACAAGGAGGGTGTTCACCAGGCATGCTGGAAGGGACACATTTTAGCTCATCAGATTTTAGGTAGTCAAAGAGGATGAGTGAAGGAAAAAACATAGAGCAAATTCTGGAATACTGGAGAGACATGGTTGCAGATGATAAAAGTGGAAAAATTCTTAGGGATCGTGAAATGATCATGGTGGTCTGAGAATAGAGTCGCCCTTATAACATTGTTTTGGCCTTGATATATGATCTCATGAACAAAGGGAGCTGCCAGAATTATTTCTGCTCATCATAAAAGTAAATCACTGTGAATAATTATGGTAATACACAAatgtgtgagaaagaaagaaaaactcaccTGTTAGAAAGAAGAAATTCTAACCCCTAGATAACC
This Phocoena sinus isolate mPhoSin1 chromosome 4, mPhoSin1.pri, whole genome shotgun sequence DNA region includes the following protein-coding sequences:
- the CHRD gene encoding chordin isoform X4, coding for MPSLPAPPAPLLLLGLLLLCSRPARGAGPEHPALPIRPEKEPLPIRGAAGCSFGGKVYALDETWHPDLGEPFGVMRCVLCACEAPQWGRRARGAGRVSCKNIKPECPTLACGQPRQLPGHCCQTCPQERSGPEKQPMGLAFEYPRDPEHRSYSDRGEPGAEDRGRGDGHTDFVALLTGPRSQAVARARVSLLRSSLRFSISYRRLDRLTRIRFSDSTGSILFEHPAAPTQDGLVCGVWRAVPRLSLRLLRAEQLHVALVTPSHPSGEVWGPLIRHRALAAETFSAILTLEGPPQQGIGGIALLTLSDTEDSLHFLLLFRGLLEARSGGPAQVPLRLQILHQGKLLRELQANASAQEPGFAEVLPNLTAQEMDWLVLGELQMALERASGSGLRISGHIAARQSCDVLQSVLCGADALIPVQTGAAGSASLTLLGNGSLIYQVQVVGTGSEVVAMTLETKPQRRNQHTVLCHMAGLQPGGYMAQGVVKDLEPELLRHLAQGSASLLITTKGSPQGELRGQVHIANQCEAGGLRLAAAGAEEIRVPGALDAVVAEVAALPAVLGPDAPAPAKPGGPGRLRDPNTCFFEGQQRPHGARWAPNYDPLCSLCTCQRRTVICDPMVCPPTSCPSPVQAPDQCCPVCPEKQDVGDLPGLPKNRDPGEGCYFDGDRSWRAAGTRWHPVVPPFGLIKCAVCTCKGGTGEVHCEKVQCPRLACAQPVRANPTDCCKQCPVGSGAHPQLGDPMQADGPRGCRFAGQWFPESQSWHPSVPPFGEMSCITCRCGAGVPHCERDDCSLPLSCGPGKESRCCSHCTARRRSVADTRTVPELEKEAEGS
- the CHRD gene encoding chordin isoform X3, whose translation is MPSLPAPPAPLLLLGLLLLCSRPARGAGPEHPALPIRPEKEPLPIRGAAGCSFGGKVYALDETWHPDLGEPFGVMRCVLCACEAPQWGRRARGAGRVSCKNIKPECPTLACGQPRQLPGHCCQTCPQERSGPEKQPMGLAFEYPRDPEHRSYSDRGEPGAEDRGRGDGHTDFVALLTGPRSQAVARARVSLLRSSLRFSISYRRLDRLTRIRFSDSTGSILFEHPAAPTQDGLVCGVWRAVPRLSLRLLRAEQLHVALVTPSHPSGEVWGPLIRHRALAAETFSAILTLEGPPQQGIGGIALLTLSDTEDSLHFLLLFRGLLEARSGGPAQVPLRLQILHQGKLLRELQANASAQEPGFAEVLPNLTAQEMDWLVLGELQMALERASGSGLRISGHIAARQSCDVLQSVLCGADALIPVQTGAAGSASLTLLGNGSLIYQVQVVGTGSEVVAMTLETKPQRRNQHTVLCHMAGLQPGGYMAVGVCPGLGARGAHMLLQNELFLNVGTKDFPDGELRGHVAALPYSGHSARHDTLPVPLAGALVLPPVQSQAAGHAWLSLDTHCHLHYEVLLAGLGGSEQGTITAHLLGPPGMPGPRRLLKGFYGPEAQGVVKDLEPELLRHLAQGSASLLITTKGSPQGELRGQVHIANQCEAGGLRLAAAGAEEIRVPGALDAVVAEVAALPAVLGPDAPAPAKPGGPGRLRDPNTCFFEGQQRPHGARWAPNYDPLCSLCTCQRRTVICDPMVCPPTSCPSPVQAPDQCCPVCPEKQDVGDLPGLPKNRDPGEGCYFDGDRSWRAAGTRWHPVVPPFGLIKCAVCTCKGGTGEVHCEKVQCPRLACAQPVRANPTDCCKQCPVGSGAHPQLGDPMQADGPRGCRFAGQWFPESQSWHPSVPPFGEMSCITCRCGAGVPHCERDDCSLPLSCGPGKESRCCSHCTARRR
- the CHRD gene encoding chordin isoform X1, coding for MPSLPAPPAPLLLLGLLLLCSRPARGAGPEHPALPIRPEKEPLPIRGAAGCSFGGKVYALDETWHPDLGEPFGVMRCVLCACEAPQWGRRARGAGRVSCKNIKPECPTLACGQPRQLPGHCCQTCPQERSGPEKQPMGLAFEYPRDPEHRSYSDRGEPGAEDRGRGDGHTDFVALLTGPRSQAVARARVSLLRSSLRFSISYRRLDRLTRIRFSDSTGSILFEHPAAPTQDGLVCGVWRAVPRLSLRLLRAEQLHVALVTPSHPSGEVWGPLIRHRALAAETFSAILTLEGPPQQGIGGIALLTLSDTEDSLHFLLLFRGLLEARSGGPAQVPLRLQILHQGKLLRELQANASAQEPGFAEVLPNLTAQEMDWLVLGELQMALERASGSGLRISGHIAARQSCDVLQSVLCGADALIPVQTGAAGSASLTLLGNGSLIYQVQVVGTGSEVVAMTLETKPQRRNQHTVLCHMAGLQPGGYMAVGVCPGLGARGAHMLLQNELFLNVGTKDFPDGELRGHVAALPYSGHSARHDTLPVPLAGALVLPPVQSQAAGHAWLSLDTHCHLHYEVLLAGLGGSEQGTITAHLLGPPGMPGPRRLLKGFYGPEAQGVVKDLEPELLRHLAQGSASLLITTKGSPQGELRGQVHIANQCEAGGLRLAAAGAEEIRVPGALDAVVAEVAALPAVLGPDAPAPAKPGGPGRLRDPNTCFFEGQQRPHGARWAPNYDPLCSLCTCQRRTVICDPMVCPPTSCPSPVQAPDQCCPVCPEKQDVGDLPGLPKNRDPGEGCYFDGDRSWRAAGTRWHPVVPPFGLIKCAVCTCKGGTGEVHCEKVQCPRLACAQPVRANPTDCCKQCPVGSGAHPQLGDPMQADGPRGCRFAGQWFPESQSWHPSVPPFGEMSCITCRCGAGVPHCERDDCSLPLSCGPGKESRCCSHCTARRRSVADTRTVPELEKEAEGS
- the CHRD gene encoding chordin isoform X2, which translates into the protein MPSLPAPPAPLLLLGLLLLCSRPARGAGPEHPALPIRPEKEPLPIRGAAGCSFGGKVYALDETWHPDLGEPFGVMRCVLCACEAPQWGRRARGAGRVSCKNIKPECPTLACGQPRQLPGHCCQTCPQERSGPEKQPMGLAFEYPRDPEHRSYSDRGEPGAEDRGRGDGHTDFVALLTGPRSQAVARARVSLLRSSLRFSISYRRLDRLTRIRFSDSTGSILFEHPAAPTQDGLVCGVWRAVPRLSLRLLRAEQLHVALVTPSHPSGEVWGPLIRHRALAAETFSAILTLEGPPQQGIGGIALLTLSDTEDSLHFLLLFRGLLEARSGGPAQVPLRLQILHQGKLLRELQANASAQEPGFAEVLPNLTAQEMDWLVLGELQMALERASGSGLRISGHIAARQSCDVLQSVLCGADALIPVQTGAAGSASLTLLGNGSLIYQVQVVGTGSEVVAMTLETKPQRRNQHTVLCHMAGLQPGGYMAVGVCPGLGARGAHMLLQNELFLNVGTKDFPDGELRGHVAALPYSGHSARHDTLPVPLAGALVLPPVQSQAAGHAWLSLDTHCHLHYEVLLAGLGGSEQGTITAHLLGPPGMPGPRRLLKGFYGPEAQGVVKDLEPELLRHLAQGSASLLITTKGSPQGELRGQVHIANQCEAGGLRLAAAGAEEIRVPGALDAVVAEVAALPAVLGPDAPAPAKPGGPGRLRDPNTCFFEGQQRPHGARWAPNYDPLCSLCTCQRRTVICDPMVCPPTSCPSPVQAPDQCCPVCPEKQDVGDLPGLPKNRDPGEGCYFDGDRSWRAAGTRWHPVVPPFGLIKCAVCTCKGGTGEVHCEKVQCPRLACAQPVRANPTDCCKQCPVGSGAHPQLGDPMQADGPRGCRFAGQWFPESQSWHPSVPPFGEMSCITCRCGAGVPHCERDDCSLPLSCGPGKESRCCSHCTARRRFADTRTVPELEKEAEGS